A section of the Fibrobacter sp. genome encodes:
- a CDS encoding roadblock/LC7 domain-containing protein, translating to MSDFTIYSDDADKVRRLMSAYQASVKAEYIVLCHRDGSIIAEVGSLGVDATPLAVLSTASFDSASQVGMMLGGENFNAVSYSGENRSIYIAPVDQALLLVQIFPGSKLPNRIEDFNRLLVEKLVDAVPAFTQNTSRLVR from the coding sequence ATGAGTGATTTTACCATTTATTCTGATGACGCTGACAAGGTCCGTCGCTTGATGTCTGCCTACCAGGCTAGTGTCAAGGCCGAATATATCGTGCTTTGCCATCGCGATGGTTCCATTATTGCCGAAGTGGGTTCTCTTGGTGTCGACGCTACTCCGCTTGCTGTCTTGAGCACCGCTTCCTTCGACTCTGCAAGCCAGGTCGGTATGATGCTTGGTGGTGAAAACTTCAACGCCGTTTCTTATTCCGGCGAAAATCGTTCCATCTACATCGCTCCGGTAGACCAGGCCCTCCTGTTGGTCCAGATCTTCCCGGGCTCCAAGCTTCCGAACCGCATCGAGGACTTCAACCGCCTGCTCGTTGAAAAGCTTGTAGACGCTGTTCCTGCCTTTACCCAGAATACTAGCCGCCTGGTTCGCTAG